GCTTTGGGGTGGGATTCGCCGGGGCCTTCGGGGAATTCGGCATGGCGGATCACCAGCACCCGGCTGAAAACGTTTTCACCGGGCCGCGTCAGCGCAATCGTCAGAGGGGAGCGCATCGAGACATCGGCAGATGTCGTGCATACCAGATAATGCTGACCGGTGCTGAGTGTGCCTGCATAGGGTTTGCTAGTGATCATGGGCAGATTGGAAGGCAGGGATTCTGTCCAGGTCCGGCCATAGTCCTCACTGATGGCGATGAGCGCCTTCCGCTCGCCACCGTAGCGAGAGACATTGGTGATGCGTTTGCCGCTGACAAAAACGGTGGATTCACCCCACATGTCCAGGCCGTCCGGTGCCGGGATGACGACGAGGTCCCACTTCGTAAGATCATCGCCATGGCTGATGGCCACGGCGGCGGGATTGGCCGGCGGCTTCAGGTATTTGGCCACCCGGATGCCGGCCATGATCCAGTTGCCGTCCGCCATTTTTAAAGGCTCCTGCATCGGCCAGAAGCCACCCTCAATGACGGTGCCCTTCGCCTGCCAGGTCTGGGTGGTTTCATCCAGCACATAAGCGCGGGTATGGATGTCCTTCATGAAGCCGGTGTAAGCACCCATGAAGGCCCAGAGCTGGCCCTGGTGGGAGAGGAAAGAGCCGTGGCTGATGCCGGTCCCAGGCTCACCACGGTCCATGGTGGCCACGGGGCTCCAGGTCCGGCCCAGGTCCTCGCTCACGCAATAGCGGGCCTCTTCCGTATCCGTGTTTTCAGCGCCTTTGTTGTGACCAAAGGAGGCGTATAGCTTGCCCTTGTGAAAGGCCAGCCCCACGCCGTGAAGGAAGCGATAACCGTCTTTGGTAAACTCATACGGCTTGATGACGGAGAAGCGCGTGCCTGGGGCCAGCGGCAGTTCCAGGCTTTTTCCCAGCGTCTGCTTTTCATCCCAGAGCGGCGTTTTGGCGGCCAGAGGCTGGGGAATGTCATGGGTGGCGGAAGCTGGCTGATAGCGGCTGGCCACTTCAGCC
The Prosthecobacter sp. SYSU 5D2 DNA segment above includes these coding regions:
- a CDS encoding LamG-like jellyroll fold domain-containing protein, which encodes MKKLIALLSLGALHPGLALDSKHWPLETADPGSMTLHGKVKTAPGAVEKSLVLDGRPVIELKDTMKLNPGEHGFTFSVWFNPYHLNRGQQVIAAKNRYSSDERQWSLTVEADGTLRAYLHQGGWKTISTQEKLKAGHWHQVTLTVHKSKALLYLNGQPVGETSLTRPLMANTAPITLGGVNDLGSLRQQFMGALDEVRYTPTALTPAEVASRYQPASATHDIPQPLAAKTPLWDEKQTLGKSLELPLAPGTRFSVIKPYEFTKDGYRFLHGVGLAFHKGKLYASFGHNKGAENTDTEEARYCVSEDLGRTWSPVATMDRGEPGTGISHGSFLSHQGQLWAFMGAYTGFMKDIHTRAYVLDETTQTWQAKGTVIEGGFWPMQEPLKMADGNWIMAGIRVAKYLKPPANPAAVAISHGDDLTKWDLVVIPAPDGLDMWGESTVFVSGKRITNVSRYGGERKALIAISEDYGRTWTESLPSNLPMITSKPYAGTLSTGQHYLVCTTSADVSMRSPLTIALTRPGENVFSRVLVIRHAEFPEGPGESHPKAALSYPYAVEHEGHLYVGYSNTGGKVGRVGEGRELANNNSAELAVIPLEALKVEAGD